One Acidimicrobiia bacterium genomic window carries:
- a CDS encoding GNAT family N-acetyltransferase, with product MDTTWKLPDGAVVRPARHEDLDALYALVADRGVPEDAIDLRLVVEGDEAGIEGTAVVEQDGQVAATATLLEENLVVGLTEIDVGQVELVATRPDFEHRGYIRALMQWCHARSDALGQVAQVMIGIPYFYRRFGYVYAIEMHPYASLEGAAECPETIDVRLATDSDIPEMAGLQARLQQGFGLSMPHSDETWQWLLDREGTHQWVATRRHEFVGCARTTPVDSDEPMIVAEIATADAEATAALLATARGPDGERDVTVELRPNVPGLDAMVGAPQRSDWYYVRVSDPAALLGALRPELELRLANSEFASADRLVELSFWESQLAFPIANAHVGPITTGGPRQIIVSQGGSGLPPDAFPHLVLGCGADGLEGRFPDAFLGDQTDLMRVLFPPLSADLLTFYLAG from the coding sequence ATGGACACGACATGGAAGCTTCCCGACGGCGCGGTCGTACGGCCCGCGCGCCACGAAGATCTCGACGCGCTCTACGCGCTCGTCGCCGATCGCGGTGTGCCCGAGGACGCGATCGACCTGCGGCTCGTCGTCGAAGGTGACGAGGCCGGCATCGAAGGCACGGCGGTCGTCGAGCAGGACGGCCAGGTCGCCGCGACCGCGACGCTGCTCGAAGAGAACCTCGTCGTCGGCCTGACCGAGATCGACGTCGGTCAGGTCGAGCTCGTTGCGACGCGACCCGACTTCGAGCACCGCGGTTACATCCGCGCGCTCATGCAGTGGTGTCACGCGCGCTCCGACGCGCTCGGTCAGGTCGCGCAAGTGATGATCGGGATCCCGTACTTCTACCGGCGGTTCGGGTACGTGTACGCGATCGAGATGCACCCGTACGCGTCGCTCGAAGGCGCGGCGGAGTGTCCGGAGACGATCGACGTGCGGCTCGCCACCGACAGCGACATCCCGGAGATGGCCGGCCTGCAAGCGCGGCTGCAGCAAGGCTTCGGTCTGTCGATGCCGCACAGCGACGAGACGTGGCAGTGGCTGCTCGACCGCGAGGGCACGCACCAATGGGTCGCAACCCGACGCCACGAGTTCGTCGGCTGCGCGCGCACGACACCGGTCGACAGCGACGAGCCGATGATCGTCGCCGAGATCGCGACCGCCGACGCGGAGGCGACGGCCGCGCTGCTCGCGACCGCACGCGGCCCCGACGGCGAACGCGACGTGACCGTCGAGCTGCGCCCGAACGTTCCGGGACTCGATGCGATGGTCGGTGCACCGCAACGCTCCGACTGGTACTACGTGCGGGTCTCCGACCCGGCCGCGCTGCTCGGCGCCCTGCGTCCCGAGCTCGAGCTGCGGCTCGCGAACTCGGAGTTCGCGAGCGCGGACCGTCTCGTGGAGCTCTCGTTCTGGGAGTCGCAGCTCGCGTTCCCGATCGCGAACGCGCACGTCGGTCCGATCACGACCGGCGGACCGCGCCAGATCATCGTGTCGCAAGGTGGTTCCGGGCTCCCACCCGACGCGTTCCCGCACCTCGTGCTCGGATGCGGCGCCGACGGCCTCGAGGGCCGCTTCCCCGACGCGTTCCTCGGCGATCAGACCGACCTCATGCGAGTGCTGTTCCCGCCGCTGTCGGCCGACCTCCTCACCTTCTACCTCGCGGGGTAG
- a CDS encoding NAD(P)/FAD-dependent oxidoreductase produces MDRLRVVVVGGGFGGITAAKALAKQPVDVTLVDRHNFHTFSPLLYQVATSGLAPDDIAPSLRGIVQSHPNVDARMAEVHGVDFDRHEVLVDPGHALPYDVLILAAGTVSSDFGVPGVREHAIQLKALDDAIRIRSRILRHFEEANTDPTLLDDGLLTFVVAGGGPTGVELCGALSELITNVLAKDFKKLAVDRARVVLVEMTDRVLGTFSAASSEEARRELRLRGVVVETGRSIVAVDTNAVKLDDGTTIPTRTVVWTAGVKANPLADALGLEQTRRGEIVVGDDLTVPGHPEVFVVGDLAAARDRKGAFYSQLAPVAMQQARYVAKVIDRRSRGKRTPPFRYFDKGNMATIGRRSAVAELPLRIRFGGTLGWLSWLGLHLVFLVGFRNRVIVFVNWAWNYLRWDRGNRVIVREPDDGHG; encoded by the coding sequence GTGGATCGATTGCGTGTCGTCGTGGTGGGCGGTGGCTTCGGTGGGATCACCGCCGCGAAGGCCCTCGCGAAACAGCCCGTCGACGTGACGCTGGTCGACCGGCACAACTTCCACACGTTCTCGCCGCTGCTCTACCAGGTCGCGACCTCCGGCCTCGCGCCCGACGACATCGCGCCGAGCCTGCGCGGCATCGTGCAATCGCATCCCAACGTCGACGCGCGCATGGCCGAGGTGCACGGTGTCGACTTCGATCGCCACGAGGTGCTCGTCGACCCCGGTCACGCGCTCCCCTACGACGTGTTGATCCTCGCCGCGGGCACCGTCAGCAGCGACTTCGGTGTGCCCGGTGTGCGCGAGCACGCGATCCAGCTCAAGGCGCTCGACGACGCGATTCGAATCCGCAGTCGGATCCTGCGCCACTTCGAGGAGGCGAACACCGATCCGACGCTGCTCGACGACGGCCTGCTCACGTTCGTCGTCGCGGGCGGTGGTCCGACGGGCGTCGAGCTCTGCGGCGCGCTGTCGGAGCTCATCACGAACGTGCTCGCCAAGGACTTCAAGAAGCTCGCCGTCGACCGCGCGCGCGTCGTCCTCGTCGAGATGACCGACCGCGTGCTCGGCACCTTCTCCGCGGCGTCGAGCGAAGAGGCGCGGCGCGAGCTTCGCCTGCGCGGTGTCGTCGTCGAGACCGGACGCTCGATCGTCGCGGTCGACACGAACGCGGTGAAGCTCGACGACGGCACGACGATCCCGACGCGCACCGTCGTGTGGACCGCGGGCGTGAAGGCCAACCCGCTCGCAGACGCGCTCGGGCTCGAGCAGACGCGCCGCGGCGAGATCGTGGTGGGCGACGACCTGACCGTGCCCGGCCATCCCGAGGTGTTCGTGGTCGGCGACCTCGCGGCCGCGCGCGATCGCAAGGGCGCCTTCTATTCGCAGCTCGCGCCGGTCGCAATGCAGCAGGCGCGGTACGTCGCCAAGGTCATCGACCGCCGGAGTCGCGGCAAGCGGACCCCGCCGTTCCGCTACTTCGACAAGGGCAACATGGCGACGATCGGGCGGCGTTCGGCCGTCGCCGAGCTTCCGTTGCGGATCCGCTTCGGCGGCACGCTGGGTTGGCTGAGTTGGCTCGGCCTCCACCTCGTGTTCCTCGTGGGGTTCCGCAACCGGGTGATCGTGTTCGTGAACTGGGCGTGGAACTACTTGCGATGGGATCGCGGCAACCGCGTGATCGTGCGCGAGCCGGACGACGGCCACGGCTGA
- a CDS encoding DUF2277 domain-containing protein: protein MCRNITELRGLEPPATREEIDAAALQYVRKVSGIRHPNPLLAPAFEQAAADIAAITERLLGVVPTRRTPPKSLPPLRRPEVRARMGLSAEIG, encoded by the coding sequence ATGTGCCGAAACATCACTGAGCTCCGAGGCCTCGAGCCGCCCGCGACCCGCGAGGAGATCGACGCGGCCGCCCTGCAGTACGTGCGGAAGGTGTCGGGCATCCGGCACCCGAACCCACTGCTCGCACCCGCGTTCGAGCAGGCCGCAGCCGACATCGCGGCGATCACCGAGCGACTGCTCGGCGTGGTGCCCACGCGCCGGACTCCGCCGAAGAGCCTGCCGCCGCTGCGGCGCCCCGAGGTGCGGGCGCGGATGGGCCTGTCGGCCGAGATCGGTTAG
- a CDS encoding SAM-dependent methyltransferase, with the protein MDINAEFVVRAIGVVASPRDEAIDDDWGAIEATITLHAPYGAESVRGLDAFSHIDVVFLFDRVAPDSVQTGARVPRSNPAWPEVGIFAQRAKMRPNRIAVTTCELVAVDGATVRVRGLDAIDGTPVLDVKPYMTEFGPRGETRQPSWSHELMAGYW; encoded by the coding sequence ATGGACATCAACGCCGAGTTCGTCGTGCGCGCGATCGGCGTCGTCGCGTCGCCGCGCGACGAGGCGATCGATGACGACTGGGGCGCGATCGAAGCGACGATCACGCTCCATGCGCCCTACGGCGCGGAGTCGGTGCGCGGCCTCGACGCGTTCAGTCACATCGACGTCGTGTTCCTGTTCGATCGCGTCGCCCCCGACTCGGTGCAGACCGGTGCGCGCGTGCCGCGCAGCAACCCCGCGTGGCCGGAGGTCGGGATCTTCGCCCAGCGCGCCAAGATGCGACCGAACCGCATCGCGGTGACGACATGCGAGCTCGTGGCCGTCGATGGCGCGACCGTGCGGGTGCGCGGGCTCGACGCGATCGACGGCACTCCGGTGCTCGACGTCAAGCCCTACATGACCGAATTCGGACCGCGCGGCGAAACACGCCAGCCGTCGTGGTCCCACGAGCTGATGGCCGGGTACTGGTGA
- a CDS encoding DinB family protein → MDPRVDPEPNAGERITLTEFLDWYRQTMAVKVDGLTDEQARAKLVGTDTNLLGLIRHLTEVERNWFRRRFRGEDVAPRYYSDADPDGDFRVGPSDTIADALAAYDAECAISRTITADTASLDELTAVPIKGYDAPVSMRWILVHMIEETARHAGHADIIRELIDGETGD, encoded by the coding sequence ATGGACCCCCGTGTCGATCCCGAGCCCAACGCCGGCGAGCGGATCACGCTCACCGAATTCCTCGACTGGTACCGGCAGACGATGGCGGTGAAGGTCGACGGGCTCACCGACGAGCAGGCCCGGGCGAAGCTCGTGGGCACCGACACCAACCTGCTCGGCCTGATCCGTCACCTCACCGAGGTCGAGCGCAACTGGTTCCGCCGTCGGTTCCGCGGCGAGGACGTCGCGCCGCGCTATTACAGCGACGCGGACCCCGACGGAGACTTCCGCGTCGGTCCTTCCGACACGATCGCCGACGCGCTCGCCGCGTACGACGCGGAGTGCGCGATCTCGCGCACGATCACGGCCGACACCGCGAGCCTCGACGAGCTCACGGCCGTCCCGATCAAGGGTTACGACGCGCCGGTGAGCATGCGATGGATCCTCGTGCACATGATCGAGGAGACCGCGCGCCACGCCGGCCACGCCGACATCATTCGCGAGCTGATCGACGGAGAGACCGGTGACTGA
- a CDS encoding isocitrate lyase/phosphoenolpyruvate mutase family protein: MPSPADKSERFLARHRGTTPLLLPNAWDPGFAKVFETLGFEAIATTSSGHAATLGRLDGGVTRDEVLAHAAAMVEAVDLPVSCDFENGFADDPETVAANMELAVATGLAGGSIEDYARRSDEPIYEIGLAAERIAAAAEVAHRGAAHYVLTARAENYLRGNPSLDDTITRLQRYQEAGADVLFAPGIRDAADIKRVVESVDLPVNVIAVPGAPTIAELGALGVGRVSVGGTFAAVAAGAVAQAARELLEQGTYGFGALANEGRTVMRAAFTSD, from the coding sequence ATGCCGAGCCCAGCTGACAAATCCGAGCGTTTTCTCGCGCGCCATCGCGGCACGACCCCGCTCCTGCTGCCGAACGCATGGGATCCGGGATTCGCAAAGGTGTTCGAAACGCTCGGTTTCGAGGCGATCGCGACGACGAGCTCCGGGCACGCCGCGACCCTCGGCCGGCTCGACGGGGGAGTGACACGCGACGAGGTGCTGGCCCACGCGGCCGCGATGGTGGAGGCCGTCGACCTGCCCGTGAGCTGCGACTTCGAGAACGGCTTCGCCGACGATCCCGAGACGGTCGCGGCGAACATGGAGCTCGCGGTCGCGACCGGTCTCGCGGGCGGTTCCATCGAGGACTACGCGCGCCGGTCCGACGAACCGATCTACGAGATCGGTCTCGCCGCCGAGCGCATCGCCGCGGCGGCGGAGGTCGCGCACCGCGGCGCTGCGCATTACGTGCTCACCGCGCGCGCCGAGAACTACCTACGCGGCAATCCGAGCCTCGACGACACGATCACGCGCCTGCAGCGTTATCAAGAAGCCGGAGCCGACGTGCTGTTCGCGCCGGGCATCCGCGACGCGGCCGATATCAAGCGCGTCGTCGAGTCGGTCGATCTTCCCGTGAACGTCATCGCGGTTCCCGGTGCGCCGACGATCGCGGAGCTCGGCGCGCTCGGCGTCGGACGCGTGTCGGTCGGCGGCACGTTCGCGGCCGTCGCCGCCGGCGCGGTCGCGCAGGCCGCGCGCGAGCTGCTCGAACAGGGCACGTACGGATTCGGTGCGCTCGCGAACGAGGGGCGCACGGTGATGCGGGCCGCGTTCACGAGCGACTGA
- a CDS encoding phytanoyl-CoA dioxygenase family protein, translating into MISLDLRTRSDDDIHAITPSELFDEQLPALAAERSHLAVPGARELHVEPFTFATPSGAWTMTLEDDAIRIVPGDSGTARVRLSDEDVSNLANDLTTPMTYVTAGTLKMEQGNLGDFLDWWVVLRSLLDDRAVHTAGAVTFRDRDGGELDLHRSFTPADDDIDIAYFLAEAGFLHLKGWFDPSAMEQIAGDMDAALPTYARDDGQSWWAKTADGRDRCVRMQSFQEHSLATVALLESDALARIGALTGDGYTPRRLGNRIEALVKPIGVVEGISDVPWHKDCSLGMHSYNCCGLTVGVSVTGADAVSGQLRVVAGSHRALVQTAFVRRESALPVIDLATETGDVTVHCSCTLHMAQPPTERERRVMYTGFGLPPLAPPSEARTRVLASISAVRESSYKKVSQPPAPTA; encoded by the coding sequence ATGATCTCGCTCGATCTGCGCACCCGCTCCGACGACGACATCCACGCGATCACGCCGTCGGAGCTCTTCGACGAGCAACTTCCTGCACTCGCCGCGGAGCGCTCGCACCTCGCGGTCCCCGGCGCGCGCGAGTTGCACGTGGAGCCGTTCACGTTCGCGACGCCGTCGGGCGCATGGACGATGACCCTCGAGGACGACGCGATCCGCATTGTGCCCGGCGACTCGGGCACCGCGCGCGTGCGACTCTCCGACGAAGACGTGTCGAACCTCGCGAACGACCTCACGACACCGATGACGTACGTCACCGCGGGAACACTGAAGATGGAGCAGGGCAACCTCGGCGACTTCCTCGACTGGTGGGTCGTGCTGCGCTCACTGCTCGATGACCGCGCCGTGCACACCGCGGGCGCGGTGACGTTCCGCGATCGCGACGGCGGCGAGCTCGACCTGCACCGCTCGTTCACGCCCGCCGACGACGACATCGACATCGCGTACTTCCTTGCCGAGGCCGGCTTCCTCCACCTGAAGGGCTGGTTCGACCCCTCCGCCATGGAGCAGATCGCCGGCGACATGGACGCCGCGCTCCCGACGTACGCGCGCGACGACGGCCAGTCGTGGTGGGCGAAGACCGCCGACGGGCGCGACCGATGCGTGCGCATGCAGTCGTTCCAGGAGCACTCGCTGGCGACCGTCGCGCTGCTCGAGAGCGACGCCCTCGCGCGTATCGGCGCGCTGACCGGCGATGGCTACACGCCCCGCCGACTCGGCAACCGCATCGAGGCGCTGGTGAAGCCGATCGGTGTCGTCGAGGGCATCTCCGACGTGCCGTGGCACAAGGACTGCTCGCTCGGCATGCATTCGTACAACTGCTGCGGCCTCACGGTCGGTGTGTCGGTCACGGGTGCCGACGCGGTGTCGGGTCAGTTGCGCGTCGTCGCGGGTTCGCACCGCGCGCTCGTGCAGACCGCGTTCGTGCGGCGCGAGAGCGCGCTGCCGGTGATCGACCTCGCAACCGAGACCGGTGACGTGACCGTGCACTGCAGCTGCACGTTGCACATGGCACAGCCGCCGACCGAGCGCGAGCGCAGGGTGATGTACACGGGCTTCGGACTGCCACCCCTCGCGCCGCCGTCCGAGGCGCGCACGCGCGTGCTCGCGTCGATCTCCGCGGTGCGCGAGTCGTCTTACAAGAAGGTCTCGCAGCCGCCCGCGCCAACCGCGTAG
- a CDS encoding enoyl-CoA hydratase-related protein has translation MDEIRIERDGGVVRVTLNRPDKLNAQTVEMWHHLAKVGADLATDDSIRVLVVAGEGRAFSAGIDITTFTAPPARDGARANGDAGEPPVRSDVDGILAIQKAFSWLEAAPYPTIAKVQGHAYGAGMQLALACDLRIAADDARMGLLETNWGLMPDLGGTVWLPRLVGPAKALELMLTATKLAADELLTLGIVNRVVPRAELDRTIDDLVAELLRRPPLALQGAKYAVRGGWGQSTDAGMLAAAEAQLRCLTSNDFVEAGRAFVEGREPAFEGR, from the coding sequence ATGGACGAGATCCGGATCGAACGGGACGGCGGTGTGGTGCGGGTCACGCTGAACCGTCCCGACAAGCTCAACGCGCAGACGGTCGAGATGTGGCATCACCTCGCCAAGGTGGGCGCCGACCTCGCGACCGACGATTCGATCCGCGTGCTCGTCGTCGCCGGCGAGGGCCGTGCGTTCTCCGCGGGCATCGACATCACGACGTTCACCGCGCCGCCCGCGCGCGACGGAGCACGCGCGAACGGCGACGCCGGCGAACCGCCGGTGCGCTCCGACGTCGACGGCATCCTCGCGATCCAGAAGGCGTTCAGCTGGCTCGAAGCCGCGCCCTACCCCACGATCGCGAAGGTGCAGGGCCACGCGTACGGCGCCGGCATGCAGCTCGCGCTCGCGTGCGATCTGCGCATCGCGGCCGACGACGCGCGCATGGGCCTGCTCGAGACGAACTGGGGCCTGATGCCCGACCTCGGCGGCACGGTCTGGCTGCCGCGCCTCGTCGGCCCGGCGAAGGCGCTCGAGCTCATGCTCACCGCGACGAAGCTGGCGGCCGACGAGCTGCTCACGCTCGGCATCGTCAACCGCGTCGTGCCGCGTGCCGAGCTCGATCGCACCATCGACGACCTCGTCGCCGAGTTGCTCCGGCGGCCGCCGCTCGCGCTCCAGGGCGCGAAGTACGCGGTGCGCGGCGGCTGGGGCCAGTCGACCGACGCGGGCATGCTGGCCGCGGCCGAGGCCCAGCTGCGGTGCCTCACGTCGAACGATTTCGTCGAGGCCGGCCGGGCCTTCGTCGAGGGTCGGGAACCTGCCTTCGAAGGGCGCTGA
- a CDS encoding amidase, translating into MTEQRSAIETADAIRTRATSAVDVTTQCLDAIGRRNPELNAFVHLDGDRALAAAAAVDRRVAAGDDPGPLAGVPFGVKDLDDCAGMPTTHGSRWYLGRPPVASDALHVGRLRAVGAIPLGKTAAPEFGTFAYTASPALGVTRNPWNPERTPGGSSGGSAAAIAADMVPFATSSDGGGSTRTPAGFTGLVGLKCSYGRIPDADAGRYAQTAVPGALATTVADSARLLDIMAGPHRRDRSSLPAPTVRYEDAIETLDVEGLRIAWSSDLGFAIVDPEVEAIAHDAFAALVKAGSLALDPRRIEFKDPIPVWARISGVDMWVHIPDGCWPDRADDLDPRVRPGFDSAARVMLPKFGALARQRLAIEDAMADLFDTVDVLATPMTAITAFAAEGPMPTEILGQRVHAGMSVPFAMLSNLWGSPAISVPAGVSAAGMPVGLHLMADRHRDDVCLRLARVLEQARPWPRHAPIR; encoded by the coding sequence GTGACTGAACAACGTTCCGCCATCGAGACGGCCGATGCCATTCGCACGCGCGCGACGAGCGCGGTCGACGTCACGACGCAGTGCCTCGACGCGATCGGGCGCCGCAACCCCGAGCTGAACGCGTTCGTGCACCTCGACGGCGATCGCGCGCTCGCGGCCGCGGCCGCGGTCGACCGACGCGTCGCCGCGGGCGACGACCCCGGCCCGCTCGCGGGCGTGCCGTTCGGCGTGAAGGACCTCGACGACTGCGCGGGCATGCCGACGACCCACGGCTCGCGCTGGTACCTCGGTCGCCCCCCGGTCGCGAGCGACGCGCTGCACGTCGGTCGGCTCCGTGCCGTGGGCGCGATCCCACTCGGCAAGACCGCGGCCCCCGAGTTCGGCACGTTCGCGTACACCGCGAGTCCCGCGCTCGGCGTCACCCGCAACCCGTGGAACCCGGAGCGCACGCCGGGCGGGTCGTCGGGTGGCTCGGCCGCGGCGATCGCGGCGGACATGGTGCCGTTCGCCACGTCGAGCGACGGCGGCGGATCGACGCGTACCCCGGCGGGCTTCACCGGACTCGTCGGGCTCAAGTGCTCGTACGGCCGCATCCCCGACGCCGACGCGGGCCGCTACGCACAGACCGCGGTGCCCGGCGCGCTCGCGACGACCGTCGCCGACAGCGCGCGCCTGCTCGACATCATGGCCGGCCCGCACCGGCGCGACCGCAGCTCCCTGCCCGCGCCGACCGTTCGCTACGAGGACGCCATCGAGACCCTCGACGTCGAGGGCTTGCGCATCGCGTGGTCGTCGGACCTCGGCTTCGCGATCGTCGACCCCGAGGTCGAGGCCATCGCGCACGACGCGTTCGCAGCGCTCGTGAAGGCGGGCTCGCTCGCGCTCGACCCGCGCCGGATCGAGTTCAAGGACCCGATTCCCGTGTGGGCGCGCATCAGCGGCGTCGACATGTGGGTGCACATCCCCGACGGCTGCTGGCCCGACCGCGCCGACGACCTCGATCCGCGCGTGCGTCCGGGGTTCGACTCGGCGGCGCGGGTGATGCTTCCGAAGTTCGGCGCGCTGGCGCGGCAGCGGCTCGCGATCGAGGACGCGATGGCGGACCTGTTCGACACGGTCGACGTGCTCGCGACGCCCATGACCGCGATCACCGCCTTCGCGGCCGAGGGTCCGATGCCGACGGAGATCCTCGGTCAGCGCGTGCACGCGGGTATGTCGGTGCCGTTCGCGATGCTTTCCAACCTGTGGGGCTCACCCGCGATCTCGGTACCCGCGGGCGTGAGCGCGGCCGGCATGCCCGTCGGATTGCATCTGATGGCCGACCGTCACCGCGACGACGTCTGCCTCCGCCTCGCACGCGTGCTCGAGCAGGCGCGCCCCTGGCCCCGCCACGCTCCGATTCGCTGA